In Nostoc sp. GT001, a genomic segment contains:
- a CDS encoding glycosyltransferase family A protein has product MSPIVFDFSPEISVILCTYNREKYLNICINSVLAQTFKDWELLVVDDGSKDNTFEIVNPYLQKFNNIRYLKHQNRKLGYSKNAGVQASFGKYITFIDSDDTYRPNHLESRLKYMQANPEIDLIEGGFFSEEEIFVADYFQPGKIINLRECVLGPTFFGRRRVFFELQGFNNIPYGEDTDFWKRADKIFKTQKVTEPQTYVYTRAETSITKDVLEQRSLT; this is encoded by the coding sequence ATGAGTCCCATTGTCTTTGACTTTAGTCCCGAAATTTCAGTTATACTTTGTACCTACAACCGAGAAAAATATTTGAATATTTGCATCAATAGTGTCCTCGCTCAAACTTTTAAAGATTGGGAACTGTTGGTAGTTGATGATGGTAGTAAAGATAATACTTTTGAAATTGTCAATCCATATTTGCAAAAATTTAACAATATACGTTATTTAAAACACCAAAATAGAAAATTAGGGTACTCTAAAAATGCCGGAGTTCAAGCATCCTTTGGCAAATACATCACTTTTATTGACAGCGATGATACATATAGACCCAATCATTTAGAGTCGCGACTTAAATACATGCAGGCTAATCCAGAAATTGACTTGATTGAAGGAGGCTTTTTCTCTGAAGAAGAGATTTTTGTAGCCGATTATTTTCAACCAGGTAAAATAATTAATTTACGCGAATGTGTTTTAGGTCCTACATTTTTTGGTAGGAGGCGAGTATTTTTTGAATTGCAGGGATTTAATAATATTCCCTATGGAGAAGATACAGATTTTTGGAAACGGGCAGATAAAATTTTTAAAACTCAAAAAGTTACAGAACCACAAACCTACGTTTATACCAGAGCAGAAACAAGCATTACCAAGGATGTTTTGGAACAGCGCTCATTAACCTAA
- a CDS encoding glycosyltransferase yields MNNIGGAPKVADSLISSQSKAGYQVSTVVLTVLEPQWIVSFKAAKTVIVMKVAGTLFIIGGIIHQIWVAIKLSRVIAEQKPDIIVCHTAFITKLFYLSKFIPGSFSVPYISYIHSDYISESRVELKTNPISALIQKFFISLASRIDMLALQQASGLIFVCKSLYQRFANIGLNHHRIVISYNPAIDDISNQPLHPTAASWFNNSQLITFVCASRFHHQKDHKTLLKAFAKVSQNHLNIRLILLGEGDLETEMQVLAKFLAIDEIVLFAGSVLNPRAYFTLSRAVILASHFEGLPLVLVEAVASGVTFISTDCPVGPREISEVLKCGTIIPPNDVNALAEAIIEHVKTPQKKIECSEQIAQLFSEASCAKRLEVLINQVIAQ; encoded by the coding sequence TTGAATAACATTGGTGGAGCACCAAAAGTTGCTGATTCGCTAATTTCTTCTCAATCCAAAGCTGGCTACCAAGTCTCTACTGTGGTGCTTACTGTTTTAGAGCCACAATGGATAGTATCTTTTAAAGCGGCTAAAACTGTGATTGTTATGAAAGTTGCAGGTACTCTATTTATTATTGGGGGGATAATACACCAAATATGGGTAGCGATAAAATTAAGCAGGGTTATTGCTGAACAAAAACCAGATATTATTGTTTGTCATACTGCATTTATTACTAAACTCTTTTATCTATCTAAATTCATCCCTGGCAGTTTCTCTGTTCCATACATTAGCTATATTCACAGTGATTATATTTCGGAATCACGGGTTGAACTTAAAACAAACCCCATCAGCGCCTTGATTCAAAAATTCTTTATAAGTCTTGCTAGCAGAATTGATATGCTTGCGCTTCAGCAAGCTAGTGGATTAATATTTGTTTGCAAGTCTCTCTATCAAAGATTCGCAAATATTGGGTTAAACCATCATCGAATAGTGATATCCTACAATCCAGCAATAGATGATATTAGTAACCAACCTCTTCATCCTACAGCCGCATCTTGGTTTAACAATTCGCAGTTGATTACCTTTGTATGTGCTTCTAGGTTTCACCATCAAAAAGACCATAAAACCTTACTCAAAGCATTTGCTAAAGTTAGTCAAAATCACTTAAATATTCGGCTTATTTTGTTAGGAGAAGGTGATTTAGAGACAGAAATGCAAGTTCTAGCAAAGTTTTTAGCCATTGATGAAATTGTGCTGTTTGCCGGTTCTGTTCTCAATCCTAGAGCTTATTTCACACTGTCTAGAGCAGTTATACTTGCTTCCCATTTTGAAGGCTTACCACTGGTTCTTGTAGAAGCTGTAGCTAGTGGGGTAACATTTATTTCCACTGACTGTCCAGTTGGCCCACGTGAGATTTCTGAAGTACTTAAATGTGGAACGATAATACCACCAAATGATGTAAATGCATTAGCAGAAGCCATTATTGAGCATGTAAAAACTCCTCAGAAGAAGATTGAATGCTCTGAGCAAATTGCACAATTATTTAGTGAGGCTAGCTGTGCTAAAAGATTAGAAGTTTTGATAAACCAAGTTATTGCCCAATGA
- the hemE gene encoding uroporphyrinogen decarboxylase, whose product MGVYSTTPHLLRAARGEVVDRPPVWMMRQAGRYMKAYRDLRDKYPSFRDRSEIPEVAIEVSLQPWRAFQPDGVILFSDIVTPLPGLGIDMDIAEGKGPIIHSPLRTQEQIDALHPLEPEAALPFIKTILQALRSEVGDKSTVLGFVGAPWTLAAYAVEGKGSKTYSIIKNMAFSDPAILHQLLAKLADAIAIYARYQIDCGAQVVQMFDSWAGQLSPQDYDTFALPYQQRVFQQVKQTHPDTPLILLVSGSAGVLERMGQSGADIVTVDWAVDMADARARLGKQMKVQGNLDPGVLFGSKQFIRDRILDTVRKASNWGHILNLGHGVLPETPEENVAFFFETAKELNLAGVKG is encoded by the coding sequence ATGGGTGTTTATTCAACGACTCCTCATCTCTTACGGGCTGCTCGTGGTGAAGTAGTAGATCGTCCCCCTGTATGGATGATGCGACAAGCGGGACGATATATGAAAGCATATCGAGACTTAAGAGATAAGTATCCTTCGTTTCGCGATCGCTCCGAAATTCCAGAAGTAGCAATTGAAGTTTCTTTGCAACCCTGGAGAGCTTTCCAACCAGACGGAGTAATTTTATTTTCTGATATTGTCACCCCATTACCTGGTTTGGGGATTGACATGGATATTGCCGAAGGTAAAGGCCCAATCATTCACTCGCCCCTCCGCACTCAAGAACAAATCGATGCTCTGCATCCTTTAGAACCAGAAGCAGCTCTACCATTTATCAAGACAATATTGCAAGCGCTGCGTTCGGAAGTAGGCGATAAATCAACGGTGTTGGGCTTTGTGGGTGCGCCGTGGACATTAGCAGCTTATGCAGTTGAAGGAAAAGGTTCTAAAACCTACTCCATCATCAAAAACATGGCATTTTCAGATCCAGCGATATTGCATCAACTGTTAGCTAAATTAGCAGATGCGATCGCCATCTATGCCCGCTACCAAATTGACTGTGGCGCTCAAGTTGTACAAATGTTCGATTCTTGGGCGGGTCAATTGAGTCCTCAAGATTATGACACCTTTGCTCTCCCCTATCAGCAGCGAGTTTTCCAGCAAGTCAAGCAAACCCATCCTGATACACCTTTGATTTTGCTAGTTAGCGGTAGTGCGGGTGTGTTGGAAAGAATGGGACAATCTGGCGCTGATATTGTCACTGTAGACTGGGCAGTGGATATGGCAGATGCACGAGCCAGATTGGGTAAACAAATGAAAGTTCAAGGAAATCTTGATCCTGGCGTGCTATTCGGCTCTAAACAGTTTATCCGCGATCGCATCCTCGATACGGTTCGCAAAGCCAGCAATTGGGGTCACATTCTCAATCTCGGTCACGGTGTCTTGCCAGAAACTCCCGAAGAAAATGTCGCTTTCTTCTTTGAAACCGCAAAGGAATTGAATCTTGCAGGAGTTAAGGGTTAG
- a CDS encoding class I SAM-dependent methyltransferase, which yields MVKYPAPAFLSDYWQNSFNLKQHLQEFLHLDSETLEKKLATGQEEMAELGHKDFDWEKATDFYRDQVGEVYLFELGAWHLEQSQNIENTLHLIVDHAQGRVLDFGGGIGTHALNAALCPQVDQVIYCDLNPIHYDFVRYRAEQMGLSHKMSFYLEMPEKETFDTIISFDVLEHLSDPSQQLLKFHQALTPGGKTILNWYFFKGFNQDYPFHIDDPQVVETFYRTIQSNFLEVFHPYYCTARCYRKWD from the coding sequence ATGGTTAAGTATCCCGCTCCAGCTTTCTTAAGCGATTATTGGCAAAATTCATTTAACTTAAAACAACATTTACAGGAATTTTTGCATTTAGATTCAGAAACACTAGAAAAAAAGTTAGCGACAGGACAAGAAGAAATGGCCGAGTTAGGCCATAAAGATTTTGATTGGGAAAAAGCAACAGACTTTTATCGTGACCAGGTGGGAGAAGTTTATTTATTTGAGTTAGGAGCTTGGCATCTAGAACAAAGTCAAAATATTGAAAACACGTTACATTTGATTGTAGATCATGCTCAAGGTCGGGTGTTAGATTTTGGCGGCGGGATTGGCACTCATGCACTTAATGCTGCCCTTTGTCCACAGGTTGATCAAGTAATCTATTGCGATCTTAATCCTATTCATTATGATTTTGTGCGTTATCGAGCTGAACAGATGGGTTTGAGCCACAAAATGAGTTTTTACTTGGAAATGCCTGAAAAAGAGACTTTTGATACTATCATTTCTTTTGATGTTTTAGAACATTTGTCAGATCCCAGCCAACAGTTACTAAAGTTTCATCAAGCGCTGACACCTGGTGGTAAAACAATTTTGAACTGGTATTTCTTTAAAGGCTTTAATCAAGATTACCCTTTTCACATCGACGATCCTCAAGTAGTAGAAACTTTCTACAGGACGATTCAGAGCAACTTCTTAGAAGTTTTTCACCCTTATTACTGTACAGCTCGTTGCTACCGGAAATGGGATTGA
- a CDS encoding ABC transporter substrate-binding protein yields MNISFLAFKIRDFWCSLRNFARQLSLLGITLICLIFLSSCQGIIPKEDGVIHLTLWQAINPPANRDIFQKLVDKFNQTHPDIQVESIFESEPQLPKILTSVVANVPPDLLSFHPEYTGQFVELGALRPLEDWLNKSPLKSDIRPNLLPEMQLDGHIWSVPMHTSNIGIFYRPKLFEAAGITELPKTWDELRQVAKKLTIDRNGDGRPEQYGMLLPLGKGGWTVFSWFPFLFGAEGEVVTNNRPNLTNSGAIAALKFWQDLIKDGSVMLSAPERGYEEEAFLTGRVAMQITGPWTLIMKSEVDHQVLPIPAGIRPATVTGTGNFFVMKTTPAREQAAFKFLEYVLSEEFQTEWSIGTGFLPVTLTSAQSKAYQQFINEKPVLKVFFDQLPVARSQPIIAGYSRLSDSLGRAIEATVLGESAEKALKKAQERLDLIWDDK; encoded by the coding sequence ATGAATATTAGTTTTTTAGCTTTTAAAATTAGAGATTTTTGGTGTTCATTGAGAAATTTTGCTCGGCAGCTTTCTCTTTTAGGAATTACTCTGATATGTCTTATATTTTTATCTAGTTGTCAGGGGATAATACCAAAGGAAGATGGGGTAATTCATCTGACACTATGGCAAGCTATTAATCCCCCTGCAAATCGAGATATATTTCAAAAACTAGTAGATAAATTTAATCAAACTCATCCTGATATTCAGGTAGAATCTATCTTTGAGAGTGAACCTCAATTACCAAAAATATTGACATCAGTGGTTGCCAATGTACCACCAGACCTGCTGTCATTCCATCCTGAATATACAGGTCAATTTGTGGAATTAGGGGCACTTCGACCTTTAGAAGATTGGTTGAATAAATCGCCCCTCAAGTCAGACATTAGACCTAACTTATTGCCAGAAATGCAATTAGATGGTCACATTTGGTCAGTGCCAATGCATACCAGTAATATTGGTATTTTTTACCGTCCTAAACTTTTTGAAGCTGCGGGAATTACAGAATTACCCAAGACTTGGGATGAATTGAGACAAGTTGCCAAAAAATTAACTATAGACCGCAATGGGGATGGCCGCCCCGAACAGTATGGGATGTTACTGCCTTTAGGAAAAGGAGGATGGACTGTATTTAGTTGGTTCCCGTTTTTATTTGGTGCAGAGGGAGAGGTTGTAACTAATAATCGCCCCAATTTAACGAATTCGGGTGCGATCGCGGCCTTAAAATTTTGGCAAGACCTGATAAAAGATGGTTCAGTAATGCTTTCTGCTCCAGAACGAGGTTATGAAGAGGAAGCTTTTCTTACAGGTCGTGTTGCGATGCAAATCACAGGCCCTTGGACATTAATCATGAAATCTGAGGTCGATCATCAGGTATTACCCATACCAGCAGGTATCAGACCTGCTACAGTCACAGGTACTGGAAATTTTTTTGTGATGAAGACCACACCAGCAAGAGAGCAAGCAGCATTCAAATTTTTAGAGTATGTTTTGAGTGAGGAATTCCAAACCGAATGGAGTATAGGGACGGGTTTTTTGCCAGTTACCCTTACATCGGCTCAAAGCAAAGCTTATCAGCAATTCATCAATGAAAAACCAGTGTTAAAAGTTTTTTTCGATCAATTACCTGTGGCACGTTCTCAACCAATTATTGCTGGATATAGTCGTCTTTCTGACAGTCTTGGTCGAGCTATAGAAGCCACAGTACTAGGAGAGTCTGCTGAAAAAGCCCTTAAGAAAGCACAAGAGCGTTTAGATTTGATTTGGGATGACAAATAA
- a CDS encoding NAD(P)-dependent oxidoreductase translates to MSQKRILVTGASGCVGHYLTEALIKETNHELYLLVRNPSKLQVDTKARSGINVLQGDMQNIRQFADLLSTIDTAVLTATAWGGDETFDINVVKTIELLELLDPERCQQVIYFSTASVLDRYNQPLKEAGEIGTDYIRSKYECLEKKEKLAIAPKITTVFPTVVLGGDANKPDSAVSSGITEVTKYINLIRFLKADGSFHFIHGRDIATVVRYLIDHPAKDNQPLRLVLGQAPLTANQAVKQVCAYLGKKIYFRIPISIALANLIIVLFRIRMAAWDRFCMNYRHFTYEKFINPDSFGLPNYCATMSDVLKISGVEKAKN, encoded by the coding sequence ATGAGCCAGAAGCGGATTTTAGTGACTGGTGCAAGTGGTTGTGTAGGTCATTATTTAACAGAAGCCTTAATTAAAGAAACAAATCACGAACTGTATCTATTGGTTAGGAACCCAAGCAAACTGCAAGTTGATACTAAGGCACGTTCAGGCATCAACGTTTTGCAAGGTGATATGCAGAATATTCGCCAATTTGCCGATTTGCTATCCACAATTGATACAGCGGTACTCACAGCCACGGCTTGGGGTGGTGATGAGACATTTGATATTAATGTCGTCAAGACAATCGAGTTACTCGAACTGCTAGATCCAGAACGTTGCCAACAGGTGATTTATTTTTCGACAGCTAGCGTTTTGGATCGCTACAATCAACCATTAAAAGAAGCCGGGGAAATTGGGACGGATTACATCCGTTCTAAATATGAGTGCTTAGAGAAAAAAGAAAAATTAGCGATCGCACCCAAAATTACCACAGTTTTTCCAACTGTAGTATTGGGCGGTGATGCGAATAAACCCGATTCTGCTGTCTCATCTGGTATTACAGAAGTTACCAAATATATTAATTTAATTCGTTTTTTAAAAGCAGATGGTAGTTTTCACTTTATCCACGGACGAGATATTGCCACTGTCGTACGATATTTAATTGATCATCCTGCTAAAGATAATCAGCCACTTCGGCTTGTTTTAGGTCAAGCACCGTTAACTGCTAATCAAGCAGTCAAACAAGTTTGTGCTTATCTGGGCAAAAAGATTTACTTTCGCATTCCCATATCCATAGCATTGGCTAATTTAATTATTGTCCTTTTCCGCATTCGCATGGCCGCTTGGGATCGGTTTTGCATGAACTATCGGCATTTTACTTATGAAAAATTCATCAATCCCGATAGTTTCGGCTTGCCAAATTATTGTGCAACCATGAGTGATGTTTTGAAAATTAGCGGTGTTGAAAAGGCTAAAAATTGA